From the Harpia harpyja isolate bHarHar1 chromosome 16, bHarHar1 primary haplotype, whole genome shotgun sequence genome, one window contains:
- the CD59 gene encoding CD59 glycoprotein, translating to MIKMNCVILTACIVLVAFCSCGYTLRCYHCENSPSLCKTNSTCLATEDTCLQMKFGKLRTFSCWKASQCSVNDIAEFFQLDNFEFFCCQHDLCNESTITKVNKAAFSIASVMTMLWMLL from the exons ATGATCAAGATGAACTGCGTCATATTAACTGCCTGCATTGTTCTGGTTGCTTTTTGTAGTTGCG GTTATACCCTAAGGTGCTACCACTGCGAGAAcagcccttccttgtgcaagacCAATAGTACTTGCTTAGCGACTGAAGATACTTGCTTGCAGATGAAATTTG gtaaATTGAGAACTTTCTCCTGCTGGAAGGCATCCCAGTGCAGTGTGAATGATATTGCTGAATTCTTCCAGTTGgataattttgaattcttttgCTGCCAACACGACTTGTGCAATGAGAGCACAATTACTAAGGTTAACAAAGCAGCCTTCAGTATTGCCTCTGTAATGACCATGTTATGGATGCTTCTGTAA